The Muntiacus reevesi chromosome 7, mMunRee1.1, whole genome shotgun sequence genome includes a region encoding these proteins:
- the DUT gene encoding deoxyuridine 5'-triphosphate nucleotidohydrolase, mitochondrial isoform X2 has product MAAGGAAPGKRAERRARTSENRRQMKEAQVVSPSKRARATEAGDMRLRFARLSEHATAPTKGSARAAGYDLYSAYDYTLPPMEKVLVKTDIQIALPSGCYGRVAPRSGLAAKHFIDVGAGVIDEDYRGNVGVVLFNFGKEKFEVKKGDRIAQLICERIFYPEIEEVQVLDDTERGSGGFGSTGSN; this is encoded by the exons ATGGCCGCCGGTGGCGCCGCCCCAGGTAAACGGGCAGAGCGCAGGGCCCGGACCTCGGAAAACCGGCGCCAGATGAAAG AGGCGCAAGTCGTCTCCCCCAGCAAGCGGGCCCGGGCCACGGAGGCGGGCGATATGCGTCTCCGCTTTGCCCGGCTCTCGGAGCACGCCACAGCCCCCACCAAGGGGTCCGCGCGCGCCGCGGGCTACGACCTGTACAG TGCCTATGATTACACATTACCACCGATGGAGAAAGTGCTTGTGAAAACTGACATTCAGATAGCCCTTCCTTCTGGGTGCTATGGAAGAGTGG ctCCTCGTTCTGGCTTGGCAGCAAAACACTTCATAGATGTAGGag ctggTGTCATAGATGAAGATTATAGAGGAAATGTTGGTGTTGTCCTGTTTAATTTTGGCAAAGAGAAGTTTGAAG tcaAAAAGGGTGATCGAATTGCACAGCTCATCTGTGAACGGATATTTTACCCAGAAATAGAGGAAGTTCAA
- the DUT gene encoding deoxyuridine 5'-triphosphate nucleotidohydrolase, mitochondrial isoform X1 has translation MTSLCPRPVLGHRFFPSVLSSVFNGARRARPGAEAAGLSRSGPPLDPTPRGSVLLPALRLLSSGRILSRGGRGSKAQVVSPSKRARATEAGDMRLRFARLSEHATAPTKGSARAAGYDLYSAYDYTLPPMEKVLVKTDIQIALPSGCYGRVAPRSGLAAKHFIDVGAGVIDEDYRGNVGVVLFNFGKEKFEVKKGDRIAQLICERIFYPEIEEVQVLDDTERGSGGFGSTGSN, from the exons ATGACTTCGCTCTGCCCTCGCCCAGTGCTCGGCCACCGCTTCTTTCCGTCTGTGCTCAGCTCGGTGTTTAACGGCGCGCGCCGCGCACGGCCCGGGGCGGAGGCCGCGGGGCTGTCCCGGTCAGGCCCGCCCCTGGACCCCACCCCGCGGGGATCCGTGCTGCTCCCGGCGCTCCGGCTGCTGTCCAGCGGCCGCATTCTGAGCCGAGGCGGCCGCGGCTCCA AGGCGCAAGTCGTCTCCCCCAGCAAGCGGGCCCGGGCCACGGAGGCGGGCGATATGCGTCTCCGCTTTGCCCGGCTCTCGGAGCACGCCACAGCCCCCACCAAGGGGTCCGCGCGCGCCGCGGGCTACGACCTGTACAG TGCCTATGATTACACATTACCACCGATGGAGAAAGTGCTTGTGAAAACTGACATTCAGATAGCCCTTCCTTCTGGGTGCTATGGAAGAGTGG ctCCTCGTTCTGGCTTGGCAGCAAAACACTTCATAGATGTAGGag ctggTGTCATAGATGAAGATTATAGAGGAAATGTTGGTGTTGTCCTGTTTAATTTTGGCAAAGAGAAGTTTGAAG tcaAAAAGGGTGATCGAATTGCACAGCTCATCTGTGAACGGATATTTTACCCAGAAATAGAGGAAGTTCAA